The following is a genomic window from Cytophagia bacterium CHB2.
GCATAGGGTTGCCACCATTGCGCACGTAATGTGTTAGCCTCTGCCGCGGCAGTCTCCGAAATGGAAAATTCAAATGAGGCCGCTGGCTGCGCCGCCAAAGTCACCTCCAGCTTGCGAATGCGGCCGCGCCGCGCGATGAGTAAATTGATTTTTGTTCCCACCGGTTTTGCCTGCACCACCTCCTGCCAATTATCGAACGCGAGGGCTTTATCATCGCATGCCAGCAGACGATCGTCCGCCTCCAATCCCGCTTGCGCAGCAGGGGAGGCCTCAGCCACTTCTGCAATTACCGCTTGATTGTTTTGATTCTTGACGCTGACACCGAGATAAGG
Proteins encoded in this region:
- a CDS encoding PDZ domain-containing protein, with the protein product PYLGVSVKNQNNQAVIAEVAEASPAAQAGLEADDRLLACDDKALAFDNWQEVVQAKPVGTKINLLIARRGRIRKLEVTLAAQPAASFEFSISETAAAEANTLRAQWWQPYAGRETK